The following proteins are co-located in the Borrelia parkeri genome:
- a CDS encoding DUF3890 domain-containing protein, with protein sequence MSGELQTLHSKVLSLLNLNEEILSFTQFETYTELLEMIIITKGINARVISSSHLILLLCYYIGCRLSQAGMIREFGLERIKNEKLNELEISYHPASNETNTTLSFCRQFESLLSSLKSQTNIPSCCLGFIR encoded by the coding sequence ATGTCAGGAGAGCTTCAAACACTTCATAGTAAAGTCTTAAGTTTACTTAACTTAAATGAAGAAATATTATCATTTACACAGTTTGAAACTTACACAGAACTACTTGAAATGATAATAATAACTAAAGGAATTAATGCTCGTGTGATTAGCTCCTCCCATCTGATACTATTGCTTTGTTACTATATAGGCTGCAGGCTAAGTCAAGCAGGGATGATACGTGAATTTGGTCTTGAGAGGATCAAAAATGAAAAGCTAAATGAACTTGAAATTTCATATCACCCTGCTAGTAATGAGACTAATACTACTTTAAGTTTTTGTAGACAGTTTGAATCTTTACTTAGTTCTCTAAAAAGCCAAACAAACATACCCTCTTGTTGTTTAGGATTTATAAGGTGA
- a CDS encoding DUF1506 family protein — MSSIRDRLSKLASRVISYFKNEETLKLYKGTYAYLENLASHDITFNKNNSSEFKGVLFSIKADTLASVPEINLYDIKSLHKLYTTSNLDFELKDRISDESTFYEILSIDSSVGYLTMILKEVEWK, encoded by the coding sequence ATGAGTAGCATTAGAGATAGACTTTCAAAGTTAGCATCAAGAGTAATCTCTTATTTTAAGAATGAAGAGACTTTAAAACTTTATAAAGGAACCTATGCTTACCTGGAGAATTTAGCCTCGCATGATATAACTTTCAATAAGAATAACTCAAGTGAGTTTAAGGGAGTACTCTTTAGTATAAAAGCTGACACGCTTGCAAGCGTTCCTGAAATTAATCTTTATGATATAAAATCACTTCACAAACTTTATACTACGTCCAATTTGGATTTTGAACTTAAAGATAGAATTTCAGATGAAAGTACATTTTATGAAATTCTAAGTATCGACTCTAGTGTTGGCTATCTTACTATGATTTTGAAGGAAGTAGAATGGAAGTAG
- a CDS encoding DUF228 domain-containing protein: MSSNNITQLVKDYETKRDKLKGLMKNPSNYSATFSNNTDFRDKNLHFSNSGGTATSSKTRLENHPTKGYPYKRGVKLVVNPFTQGQPHYEPHVEPGGGDDLYGICVNIDDFTQRATVVPITEYFEGYLVAKDNSIKEKDKLKFNSNGELEKASGSTNVNAIATSDSIQLSSDVYIVSVVTYGNKALN; the protein is encoded by the coding sequence TTGTCATCTAATAATATCACACAATTAGTCAAGGACTATGAAACTAAAAGAGATAAGTTGAAAGGACTTATGAAGAATCCTAGCAATTATTCAGCTACTTTTAGTAACAATACTGATTTTAGAGATAAGAATTTGCATTTTAGTAATTCTGGTGGAACTGCAACAAGCAGCAAGACTAGATTAGAGAATCATCCAACTAAAGGTTATCCATATAAACGAGGTGTAAAACTTGTTGTAAATCCTTTTACCCAAGGCCAGCCACACTATGAACCACATGTTGAACCTGGGGGTGGTGATGATTTATACGGTATATGTGTTAACATAGATGATTTTACACAAAGGGCAACAGTAGTACCAATTACAGAATATTTTGAAGGGTATCTTGTTGCTAAAGATAATTCTATTAAGGAAAAAGATAAGCTTAAATTTAATTCAAATGGTGAGCTTGAAAAGGCTAGTGGATCTACCAATGTCAATGCTATAGCTACATCAGATTCGATTCAGTTGTCAAGTGACGTTTACATAGTAAGTGTAGTAACTTATGGAAATAAGGCTTTAAATTAA
- a CDS encoding DUF764 family protein, translated as MILSTQNIHKSLISYFKIFKERISKLEIKLDLINTYNHPYMSKYTIQCENIIAIKFENMDDLTLGSRAGAFYKNVNEFSLHFQIFILSQVINSKDKDAYYTMFQIYSLLSDFIYENTCKLTLEQEEDDKYSIRVNLYIYPTTNMQNSGLVKIDSNYSNAAYCCSQAFKANVQVIEQLIREEK; from the coding sequence GTGATATTAAGTACACAGAACATACACAAAAGCTTAATCTCTTATTTTAAAATTTTTAAAGAACGTATCTCTAAATTAGAGATAAAGTTAGATTTAATTAATACATACAATCATCCATACATGTCTAAATACACTATTCAATGTGAAAACATTATTGCAATTAAATTTGAAAATATGGACGATCTAACGTTAGGCTCAAGAGCTGGTGCATTTTACAAAAATGTAAATGAGTTTAGTTTGCATTTTCAAATATTCATTTTAAGTCAGGTTATAAACTCTAAAGACAAGGATGCTTATTACACCATGTTTCAAATTTATAGTCTACTTAGCGATTTTATTTACGAGAATACTTGTAAGTTAACACTAGAACAAGAAGAAGATGATAAATACTCAATTAGGGTCAACTTATATATTTACCCTACAACAAATATGCAAAACAGTGGACTTGTTAAAATTGATTCTAATTATAGCAACGCTGCATATTGTTGCAGTCAA